The genomic segment AACCGGATGATTTGCGGCGCAGAACGCCTCCAGGGTTTCGATGGGATCCACCGTGACCCCGGCAATCTGCTTACCGCACAGAGCGTGGTTGCTGTCGAAAATACCGATCAGCTTACAGCCCCGCTTTTCAAAATCAATGTGCTGCGCAATGGCTTTTCCAAGGTTGCCTACGCCAATGAGAATGGTCTTGTTGCCTGCGTGCACGCCAAGAATCTTTCCGATCTGGGCGTGAAGCTCCGTCACATTATAACCGTAGCCCTGCTGTCCGAAGCCGCCGAAGCAGTTCAGATCCTGACGGATCTGGGAAGCGGTCAGCCCCATACGCTCTGCAAGCTCCCGGGAGGAGATCCGGATCATTCCCTGACGTTCCAGTTCACCGAGAAAGCGATAGTAACGGGGCATCCGACGAATCACCGAATGAGAGATACTATCTTTTGCCATGCGATTGCCTTTCCGGGATTTAGCCCATCAACTTTGCCAGACGGCAGTTGATTTCCTCCAGGAACTCCTTGGAGTTCACCTTCTTCTTGTTTTCCAGACTGGACAGCAGGTATAGATCCCCTGTCATGATGCCGTCTTCAATGGTCTGGATGGTTGCCTGCTCCAGATTATCCGCATAGCGAACCAACTCCGGAATGTTGTCCAGCTCGCCACGCTTGCGGAGCGCACCACTCCATGCAAAGATGGTTGCAACGGAGTTGGTGGAGGTCTCCTCACCCTTCAGATGCTTGTAGTAATGACGCTGAACTGTGCCATGTGCAGCTTCATATTCATACACGCCGGTGGGGGATACCAGAACGGAAGTCATCATAGCCAGGCTGCCATAAGCGGTGGATACCATGTCGGACATCACATCCCCGTCGTAGTTCTTGCATGCCCAGATATAACCGCCGTTGGAACGGATTACCCGTGCCACTGCATCATCGATCAGGGTGTAGAAATATTCAATGCCGGCTGCTTCAAACTTTTCCTTGTACTCCGCTTCAAAGATCTCTGCGAAAATATCCTTGAACCGGTGGTCGTACTTCTTGGAAATGGTGTCCTTTGTGGCAAACCATACATCCTGCTTGGTGTCCAGACCGTAGGAGAAGCAGGAACGGGCAAATCCGGCAATGGACTGGTCAATGTTGTGCAGACCCTGGATAATGCCGTCTGTCTTGAAATCGTGGATCAGCTGACGGGTTTCCTTGCCCTCAGCATCGGTCACAACCAGCTCCGCCTTACAGCCGCCCTTCACCTGCATCTCGGTGTTCTTGTACACATCCCCGTAAGCGTGACGGGCGATGGTAATGGGCTTTGTCCAGGTAGGAATGTAGGGGGTAATGCCCTTAACCAGGATGGGGGTACGGAACACGGTACCATCCAGGATGGCACGGATGGTGCCGTTGGGGGACTTCCACATTTCCTTCAGGTTGTATTCGGGCATTCTTGCTGCGTTGGGTGTAATGGTAGCGCACTTTACAGCCACACCGTATTTCTTGGTGGCTTCTGCGCTGTCCAGGGTCACCTGGTCACTGGTTTCATTCCGGTGAACCAGTCCCAGGTCGTAGTAATCCACATTCAGATCCACATAGGGCGTGATGAGAATATCCTTGATCCACTGCCACAGGATCCGGGTCATTTCGTCCCCGTCCATTTCGACCAGGGGCGTTTTCATCTGAATTTTGCTCATTGGGGTATACCTCCTTGTATGAAATGCTGTATTGCCTTAGTGAAAGGAAAAAACCAAAATCAAAGCAACAACCATTGCTGCAATTATGCCGATTACTCTGGCAGTACGAGGCTCCATATCAAACTTCTTGGTGCAGAGGGTCTGCACGCCGTACATGACCGCTGCGATAATCAGGATCAGGATCAGATCCTTGGTAGAGCGAATGCGGTAGTGCCGAGCCATAATCGGCAGAGTGGAGAGAAAATACATGGTTTGATTCCTCTTTCTGTTATGAAATAGGGTCTTACTTCAATGCTTCTCTGGTGTAATCCAGCAGACCGCCCGCCAGTACGATATCCTTAGTTCTACCGCTGAGCTCACACAGCACTGGAATGTCAATGCCCTTGGTCTTATCCCGGAGGGTCAGCTGGGATTCTCCGGCTTCAATTGCCTTGCGTACATTCGCCAACTCCAGTTCATCCCCCTGGTCGATCTTGTCGTAATCCGCTTCGTTGGCAAAGGTCAGAGGCAGGATACCGGCATTGATGAGGTTTGCACGGTGGATCCGGGCAAAGGACTTCACCAGTACAGCCTTGACTCCCAGATACAGCGGTGCGAGAGCCGCATGCTCACGGGAAGAGCCTTGACCATAGTTTGCGCCGCCCACAATAATGGACTTGCCCAGTTCCTTTGCACGGGTCGGGAATGCAGGATCGCAAACGGTAAAGCAATGCTCACTGATTGCCGGAATATTGGAGCGCAGGGGCAGAATCTTTGCGCCTGCGGGCATGATGTGGTCGGTGGTGATATTGTCCCCCACCTTCAGGGAACAGGGAACGTCGATGCTGTCCGCCAGGGGACTGGTCTGGGGGAAGGGCTTGATGTTGGGACCGCGCAGAATCTCCACCTTGTCCATTTCAGATTCCGGTGCAGGCAGTTCGATCATATTATCATTGACTGTAAAGGTCTTGGGTAGCTGGAAGTCCGGCATCTCGCCCAGGGTTCTGGGGTCAGTCAGCACGCCGGTGAGAGCGGATGCAGCAGCAAGCTCCGGAGAAACCAGATAGATCTGACCGTCCCGTGTACCGGAGCGGCCTTCAAAGTTCCGGTTGAAGGTACGCAGAGAAATGCCGTGGGAATTGGGGGACTGTCCCATACCAATGCAGGGACCGCATGCGCTTTCCAGGATCCGTGCGCCGGCTGCGATCATATCTGCCAGTGCGCCGTTCTGTGCCAGCATCTGCAATACCTGCTTGGAGCCGGGGGCAATGGACAGGGAAACGTCCGGATGCACGGTCTTGCCCTTGAGGATATAAGCCACCTTCAGCATATCCAGCAGACTGGAGTTGGTGCAGGAACCGATGCATACCTGGTCGATCTTCATGGAGCCGATCTCCGCAACGGTCTTGACATTGTCCGGGGAATGGGGACATGCTGCCATAGGCACCAGCTGACTCAGATCAATGGTCAGTTCCTCGTCGTATACAGCATCCGGATCCGCTGCCAGGGGCGTCCAGACCTCACCTCTGCCCTGTGCAGTGAGGAATTCCCTGGTCACTTCGTCAGAGGGGAAGATGGAAGTTGTAGCACCCAGCTCAGCGCCCATATTGGTAATGGTTGCACGCTCCGGTACGGACAGGGTCTTGACACCCTCACCGCAGTACTCGATGACCTTACCCACGCCGCCCTTGACGGACATCCGGCGCAGAACCTCCAGGATCACATCCTTTGCAGCAACCCAAGGAGAAAGCTTGCCGGTCAGATTGACACGAACCACCTTGGGACAGGTAATGTAGTATGCACCACCGCCCATTGCCACTGCAACGTCCAGTCCGCCTGCGCCCATTGCCAGCATGCCGATGCCGCCGCCGGTGGGGGTATGACTGTCGGAGCCGATCAAGGTCTTGCCCGGGATGCCGAACCGCTCCAGATGTACCTGGTGGCAGATACCGTTGCCCGGACGGGAGAAGCGAATGCCGTGCTTCTTGGTCACGCTGCCGATAAAACGATGGTCGTCTGCATTTTCAAAGCCGTTCTGCAGTGTGTTATGATCGATGTATGCCACAGAAAGCTCTGTTTTGACTCTGGGTACCCCCATTGCCTCGTATTCCAGATAAGCCATTGTTCCCGTTGCATCCTGCGTCAGCGTCTGGTCGATGCGCAGACCGATCTCGGTACCCTTAATCAGTTCGCCATCCACAATGTGCGCCTTCAGAATTTTTTCGGTTAGTGTCAGACCCATTGCGTTCACCCTTTCGAATCAGAATATACAAAATAAGAATACGCTTCCGAACAGCCGTAACTGTTTCGGATACTTCTTTATTTTACTACATTTTCAGCACACTTGTCAAGAAATTCACAGTAAAAAGCACCTATCAAAAAAATGGACAGCAGGTTTCAACAAAATTCGCATGCAGTTGGGGGTATAATTGTGACAAAGCGCAAGGGCGGCAAAAGCAGTGCCGTTCGACAGGCAAATAACAAGGAGGCGTATTTTATGCTGGAATTTCAAACGGAGGAAGGGATACTGCGGGTCATGCTGCAGGGCGAGATCGATCACCACAGTGCGGGACAGCTGCGGGAGCAGATCGACTGCCGACTGGAGGAGCTGCTGCCAAAGCGGCTGATCCTGGATTTTACCGGTGTGACCTTTATGGACAGCTCCGGCATCGGCTTGGTGATGGGCAGAGTCCGGCAGGCTGCCGCATACGGGGGACAGGTGGAGATCGCAGTTCCTGCCGGTCACATCCGGAAGGTCATGCAGCTGTCCGGCATTGACAAACTGGCAAACATACATGCGCCGGTGCATCCGGCTGAGCAGAAAGGATAATCAAATGAAAACGATCAATGAAATGAAATGCACCTTTCCATCCCTGTCGGTGAATGAGGCGTACGCACGCACAGCAGTAACCGCATTTGCCGCTCAGCTGGATCTGACCATTGAGGAAATTGCAGATATCCGGACGGCGGTATCCGAAGCGGTAACGAACGCCATCGTACACGGATACCGGGGCACGGTGGGCACCATAGAGCTGTGCGTCAAGCTGCTGGAGGGCAATGAGGTGTACATACGCATCAAGGACAGCGGATGCGGCATTCCGGACGTGGCACAGGCTATGGAGCCTCTGTACACCACTGCCGCCGCTGAGGAACGTGCCGGGCTTGGCTTCGCCGTCATGGAAAGCTTCATGGACAAGCTGTCCGTCAAAAGCAAGGTGGGCAGGGGCACAACCGTGGTCATGCGCAAGCGGCTGGGCGTGACGGTTCCCGTATGAGTGCGCCCTGCTCACAACCCCGTGCAGAGGAAAACCTGGGGCTGGTGCATCTTTGCGCCAACCGGTTCCGGGGACGAGGTGTGGAATATGACGACCTGTATTCTGCTGGATGTATCGGCTTGATGAAAGCAGTCAACGCCTTTGACACGGAACGAGGCGTGCGGTTTTCCACCTATGCAGTGCCGGTAATACTTGGGGAGATCAAGCGGCTGTTCCGGGACGGAGGCACAGTCAAGGTCAGCCGGAGCATGAAAGAGTTGTCCATGCGGGTGGTGCGTCTGCGGGACGAGCTGCGCATGCAAAGCGGCAAAGAGCCCACTGTGCAGCAACTGGCAAGGGAGATGGGGGTAGAGGAAGCAGAGATCGTCCAGGCATTGTGCGTCAGCGTGCCACCGGTATCCCTGACAGATCCGGGGGAAAGCGGGGAAGGACAACTGGATATCCCGGTACCGCCGCCGGATACGGAAATCGGAGACGTGCTGGCGCTGCGACAGATCATGCAGACCCTTTCCGAACGGGATAGGATGCTGCTGACCATGCGGTATTATCAGAACAAGACCCAGTCCCAGACTGCACAGGCTCTGGGCATGACCCAGGTACAGGTATCCAGACGGGAGAAGAAGCTGCTGCTGACCATGCGGGAGGAGTTGTTGCGCTGAAGCGGATTCCGTGATATAATCAAGCTGAGGTGACGACAATGACGCATTACTATTATGGCAACGGAAAAGGAAAGACCACCGCAGCATTGGGAATGGCTGTACGAGCCGCCGGACATGGTCTTCCGGTATGTGTGGTACAATTTCTCAAGGGCAGCTTCAGCGGAGAAGTGAAAAGCCTTGGGGTTTTGCCCCAAGTGACACTGATACGCCTGCCAAAGGATTACGGATTCAGCTTTCAGATGACGCAACAACAAATGCAGGAGATCACAGCCCAGCACAGCCACATGCTGGAATCAGCTGCTGCATGGGCCAAGCAACATCCGGATGGACTGCTGATCCTGGACGAGATCGGAGATGCGGTGGAGCTGAAATTGATCGATGTAGATCTGGTGAAGCAGCTTGTGATGCATCCCATGGCGGAGCAGATTTACACCGGACATGCAGAACAGCCGCTGTTTACAGAACATGCGGATTATGTGACAGAATGCAGATGTGTACGGCATCCACATCAGTCCGGCGTCCAGGCACGAAAAGGCATTGAATATTGAATGATCGGCGCTCATGCGGAGGTTTCGTCCGTGTGGGCGTTTTGTTTCAAAAAAGAATGCTGTAAGGGATGGTACACTTGTCCTTGCAACAAAAAACACGCTTTGCGCCCAGTGCCAAGAAGCCCCTTGCATGCAGGAGACACTACCCAGCTTGCACGAATACTAACTGCACAAAATATATGTTTTGTGCAGTTGATGAGAAAAACAAGACCGATGAGCCTAAAATGGAGTCGACGTCTACCAACAGAAAAAAACCAGAGTGTGAAATCATCACACTCTGGCTATCTGATCATTGCACCTTAAAACCCATTAAATCCGTATTTCTGCATGATTGCCGGATAATCTTTATAGGCATAATTCAAGTCCGTACTACCGGATACGCCGTTGACCGTTCCGGTATGGCTGTATTGCCACATCCCATATGCACGAGAAAAAGCGGGCTTTTCGGTTTTTGTATGCGCCACCCAGATATCATGCTCCGATTGACAGGATACCGGCACATTATTGGTCAAAAATGACGCATAACTATACAGCGTACAATAATATCCTGCATTTTCCACCGTGCTGCAAAACGTATCAATGATCGCTGCAACGGTGCTCTTACTCAAGGACTGCTGGGTGCTGTCCTCAATATCAAAAACCAGCGGGAAATCAAACTGATATCCCTTTACAGTTTTCAAAAACAATTCCGCCTCCGCTTTAGCCCCTGCTGCATCTGTCGCATAGCTGTACCAGTATGCACCACAGTACAGCCCGGCTTTTTTTGCTCCTGCAACATTCGTTGCAAAGGTGGGATCCACCTGGGAAGCCTCCCTGCCGTAGCCGGCACGAATGATCGCAAAATGGTAACCATCCGCCTTAACCTTTGCCCAATCCACTGTGCCCTGCCACTTGGAAACATCAATGCCGTCATAAATCTGTCCCTTAGGGCCTGTGGAGGTTGTTGTAGTAGTGGTAGTTGTCGTTGTTTCCAAAGGAACCGTCGTTGTGGTAGTAGTCACCGGCGGCAGGATCACTTCCTCCCGCACTGTAACGGTGCCCTGTGTGATCACATAAGGCACCTTCTGGTTCCCGGATTCTTCAATGGACTGCACGACCATCTCCAGCGGATACACACCAACGGGCGTATCCTCCGGGATCTCCACATATACCGTAAACAATTCACCATTATCCGTATACCGTACCGCTGAAGTGGAGTATACCGCTGCCACATTGCCGCCGGATACTGCACGAAGTGTCAGATCCTGATCCGGCTGGGTCAGCTTCAGGTTTCCGTCCTCGCCGGTCTGCATGGTTAAATAGTCCCCTTGGGTCATGCTGAAGCTCATAATAAAATTCTGAAAGCCAGGATTTCCGGACACAGATACAGTCACCGGCACCACATCGCCGCCATAGCCCACCGCCTTGGACACAAACAAATGTGCATACTCAGACTGGGACTCAAGCAGCTGCCGTTTCCGCAGCACATTATCAAAAGCGTTAATTACGCCGTTGCCGTCAATATCATATGTATCATCTGCTGCGGGCTCCTGCGTAGATTTGCAGATTGCCTGATTGATCTGCGCGCAGCTGGGCAGGCGGATCGTTTCGGTCAGATCCCCCTCAGTGTCGTTGATATCTTTTGTGCTGACATTCAAAACATCAGAGGTTTGCTCAGCAACAGCATCCGTCCCCACAGATACTTCCGGCACAGCAATGTCCCCTGTCTGTACAGTCTGATCTGCCGCATAAACCGTTGACTGTAAAGCCATCAGAGCCGATACAGCCCATGCAGCAATCAGCTTTGTAACTGGTGTTTTCATAACATACTCCCTCTTTGCTAACGCTGTTCAATCTAACTACATATAGTATAACATAAAATGCGCAATTTGTGAAGTACATTAGGCGAATTTTTTGTGCATTTCTACATATTGCATGATTTACAACCGAAAATTTAGCCGAGATTACGAAGAGCAAAAAAGTATTTTCGAAAAAAACAGATTTTTTTGAAAAAAGGGATTGACATTTTCAAAAAGATGCGGTATAATAATAAAGCACTCGGGAGAGAGCGCAAAACAAAAAAGAACATGCTGTTTTAGCTCAGTTGGTAGAGCACTTCCTTGGTAAGGAAGAGGTCGCTGGTTCGAATCCAGTAAACAGCTCCAGAACACAGCACGCAGTTCCATTGGAATTGCGTGCTTTTTGGTTATACAAGTATCTTTTACGTTAGGAATGTTTTGGTAAAAAGAATTTTTATACAGCATGACCCATTCTATCCCTGAAATTCGTTTATTATGGTGAAAGAACTTTGCGAAAGGAATCATACACAATGCTTGCTTATTTCAAAATGAAACGGATTTGCCGGGAATATGCGCAACAAAATCTTCGGGACGCTGAAGACTGGTTCGCTAAATACGATGCGGGAAAGCCTCATGCTTTCTCCCGGGAATTTCAGATCAAGCTGAATACTGCCATTTACGGTGAGGCCTTTACAGATGCAGAAATCAACGACTACCTGCATCCGGTATGCAGACCGGCTCCGAAGACTGACGGTCGGCAGATCCGGCTCAAACGGCTTGGCATGCGCTATGCAGCTGCAATCATTACCGCTGCCGTATTGACCACCAGTGCTCTGGTAGGACTGGGTGGTGTCATTGCCGATCCGCAGAGCTGCAATGATGTACAGTTCTCTTCTGTCAAGTCCGGCTGCTTTGACAATATGGTGGCAGGGTTTCTTTATCCTTCAGAGTACTATAACTCCAGCAAATTTAACGGGCACGTTATGGAGGGTCATCCGGATCATGTTTCCCCGTTCCAGTTCGCCTCTGTTCCCGAAGGGTTTGAACTGAAATCCATGCACGCATACTCCACGGACTCTGCAAAAGGTGAAATCGAGCTGAACGGTAACTGGGATCAGGTAAATCGGATTGATTACACTTTCACAAATGAAACTATGGGTTGGTTATATATTACCGTACAGACTGCCCACACCTCCCGGTTTTACTTCAAAGAACGGCCAAAGCCGGAAGAAGGCATAAGTCGGGTCATCAACTACCGGGGACAGGATGCGTTCCTTCTGACTGAACAAAAATTGAGGAGCAAGAATTGTGCCTTGATCTGGTGCGACGGGCTTAATGATTACAAGATTTTCTACAACGATCATTTCTCAGACGTACAGATGAATGATCAAGATATACAAGAATTTGTATTTTCAGTAGCTAATTCTATACAGCTTTTACAAAAATAATTTTTATTTTGGCAAACTTCACCTGTTTTAATATTCCATTTCGTTTATATAGATGGAGAGTGCAAAAAGCGCTCTACTATTTTACGAAATGGGGTATTTCATTATGAAAACCAACAAGATCCTCGCAACCATCCTGGCGGCAGCATCCCTGCTGTCCGCACTTCCCTGTGGCGCTGTCAGCGCTGCAAACACGCCACCCATGCCTCTCTCCCCTGACTCTCTGGTAAGCTCAACAAGCATCTCGGACGATGACTACTACTACGATCCTTACGTCACCATTAAAAAGGAGTCTTCTACCAAGTGCAGCTACACGGGGGGCGCTCAGTTTAAGCCCGTCACCACCAAGATGAAAGGCATCCTGATCCTGGAGGAATACCGGGATGGGCACTGGAAGGAAGTGAAGCGCAAGGAGGTCACCACCACCAGCGACCCGCTGAGAATCACTGACAGCTATAGCAGCATGGTATCCGGCAGAAAGTACAGATCCCGGCTGTATCTGTATGCGTACTGCGGTGTTGTCTGGGAGTTTGCTTCCCCGGTCAGCAATGTGATCCAATAATCCAAAACAAAAAGGCGTGCACGGGAACATGCACGCCTTTATTTTTAATGCAGGTTGGAGGGGTCAGCGTTGAAAATCTGATTGCTCTCAGTGTAGTAGTCATTATCCTCCAGCGAGGTGAAATCCGCATCGTCAATATCCGGCAGCCGAGCGCCGCATACGCCGCAATACTGATTCTTGTCACTGTTTTCCGTTTCACACTTGGGACAAAGCTTAAAGCCCCGCAGGGTGTTCAGCTCAAAACGCATCTTCTTGATGCGACGACGGCGTGTGTCAATATCTTCACACAGAGCACGGAAAACCTGAGGATCTTCTTCCGGATTCTTGTAGTATTTTTTTCCGATATCAGCAAAAATTTCAATAATCCGCTCTTCCTCGTACAGGATCTTTCTCCGAAGATTGTTTACCTCGGAATAATTCTGCATCTTTCCGGTAACGCCCTTACCAGCGTCTGTAACCTTGTCTAAAAAACTCATTACCCATTCACTCCTAAACGTACAGAGATACGCATTCCTATAGTCACATTATACACCCTGTCGGCTAACTTTGTCAAGTATTTTTGTTTAAATTCTGCAATCCTGAACCCATCAGCCGCAAACATCCGCAGAAGACAGCAGTTGTACGCCCTTTGCCTGCAACAGCTCAGCCGCTTTCTGGTTGTCATCTGCCCGAAGGATTACAAAGGCAGTGTCTGCAACCCGGCTCACATAGGCGTACATATACTCTACCGTGATGCCACCCTCCCGGAGCATATCCATGACAGTAGCCAGCC from the Ruminococcus champanellensis 18P13 = JCM 17042 genome contains:
- the spoIIAB gene encoding anti-sigma F factor — translated: MKTINEMKCTFPSLSVNEAYARTAVTAFAAQLDLTIEEIADIRTAVSEAVTNAIVHGYRGTVGTIELCVKLLEGNEVYIRIKDSGCGIPDVAQAMEPLYTTAAAEERAGLGFAVMESFMDKLSVKSKVGRGTTVVMRKRLGVTVPV
- a CDS encoding STAS domain-containing protein; translation: MLEFQTEEGILRVMLQGEIDHHSAGQLREQIDCRLEELLPKRLILDFTGVTFMDSSGIGLVMGRVRQAAAYGGQVEIAVPAGHIRKVMQLSGIDKLANIHAPVHPAEQKG
- a CDS encoding redox-sensing transcriptional repressor Rex, producing MAKDSISHSVIRRMPRYYRFLGELERQGMIRISSRELAERMGLTASQIRQDLNCFGGFGQQGYGYNVTELHAQIGKILGVHAGNKTILIGVGNLGKAIAQHIDFEKRGCKLIGIFDSNHALCGKQIAGVTVDPIETLEAFCAANHPVMAVLCIPKTAAHDLAHQLVKLGVRAFWNFSHYDLRLEHEQEQIIVENVHLGDSLMTLAYGLQHQGDAHE
- a CDS encoding NADP-dependent isocitrate dehydrogenase translates to MSKIQMKTPLVEMDGDEMTRILWQWIKDILITPYVDLNVDYYDLGLVHRNETSDQVTLDSAEATKKYGVAVKCATITPNAARMPEYNLKEMWKSPNGTIRAILDGTVFRTPILVKGITPYIPTWTKPITIARHAYGDVYKNTEMQVKGGCKAELVVTDAEGKETRQLIHDFKTDGIIQGLHNIDQSIAGFARSCFSYGLDTKQDVWFATKDTISKKYDHRFKDIFAEIFEAEYKEKFEAAGIEYFYTLIDDAVARVIRSNGGYIWACKNYDGDVMSDMVSTAYGSLAMMTSVLVSPTGVYEYEAAHGTVQRHYYKHLKGEETSTNSVATIFAWSGALRKRGELDNIPELVRYADNLEQATIQTIEDGIMTGDLYLLSSLENKKKVNSKEFLEEINCRLAKLMG
- a CDS encoding zinc ribbon domain-containing protein; protein product: MSFLDKVTDAGKGVTGKMQNYSEVNNLRRKILYEEERIIEIFADIGKKYYKNPEEDPQVFRALCEDIDTRRRRIKKMRFELNTLRGFKLCPKCETENSDKNQYCGVCGARLPDIDDADFTSLEDNDYYTESNQIFNADPSNLH
- a CDS encoding sigma-70 family RNA polymerase sigma factor gives rise to the protein MSAPCSQPRAEENLGLVHLCANRFRGRGVEYDDLYSAGCIGLMKAVNAFDTERGVRFSTYAVPVILGEIKRLFRDGGTVKVSRSMKELSMRVVRLRDELRMQSGKEPTVQQLAREMGVEEAEIVQALCVSVPPVSLTDPGESGEGQLDIPVPPPDTEIGDVLALRQIMQTLSERDRMLLTMRYYQNKTQSQTAQALGMTQVQVSRREKKLLLTMREELLR
- a CDS encoding cob(I)yrinic acid a,c-diamide adenosyltransferase, which produces MTHYYYGNGKGKTTAALGMAVRAAGHGLPVCVVQFLKGSFSGEVKSLGVLPQVTLIRLPKDYGFSFQMTQQQMQEITAQHSHMLESAAAWAKQHPDGLLILDEIGDAVELKLIDVDLVKQLVMHPMAEQIYTGHAEQPLFTEHADYVTECRCVRHPHQSGVQARKGIEY
- a CDS encoding glycoside hydrolase family 25 protein; the encoded protein is MKTPVTKLIAAWAVSALMALQSTVYAADQTVQTGDIAVPEVSVGTDAVAEQTSDVLNVSTKDINDTEGDLTETIRLPSCAQINQAICKSTQEPAADDTYDIDGNGVINAFDNVLRKRQLLESQSEYAHLFVSKAVGYGGDVVPVTVSVSGNPGFQNFIMSFSMTQGDYLTMQTGEDGNLKLTQPDQDLTLRAVSGGNVAAVYSTSAVRYTDNGELFTVYVEIPEDTPVGVYPLEMVVQSIEESGNQKVPYVITQGTVTVREEVILPPVTTTTTTVPLETTTTTTTTTTSTGPKGQIYDGIDVSKWQGTVDWAKVKADGYHFAIIRAGYGREASQVDPTFATNVAGAKKAGLYCGAYWYSYATDAAGAKAEAELFLKTVKGYQFDFPLVFDIEDSTQQSLSKSTVAAIIDTFCSTVENAGYYCTLYSYASFLTNNVPVSCQSEHDIWVAHTKTEKPAFSRAYGMWQYSHTGTVNGVSGSTDLNYAYKDYPAIMQKYGFNGF
- a CDS encoding aconitate hydratase; protein product: MGLTLTEKILKAHIVDGELIKGTEIGLRIDQTLTQDATGTMAYLEYEAMGVPRVKTELSVAYIDHNTLQNGFENADDHRFIGSVTKKHGIRFSRPGNGICHQVHLERFGIPGKTLIGSDSHTPTGGGIGMLAMGAGGLDVAVAMGGGAYYITCPKVVRVNLTGKLSPWVAAKDVILEVLRRMSVKGGVGKVIEYCGEGVKTLSVPERATITNMGAELGATTSIFPSDEVTREFLTAQGRGEVWTPLAADPDAVYDEELTIDLSQLVPMAACPHSPDNVKTVAEIGSMKIDQVCIGSCTNSSLLDMLKVAYILKGKTVHPDVSLSIAPGSKQVLQMLAQNGALADMIAAGARILESACGPCIGMGQSPNSHGISLRTFNRNFEGRSGTRDGQIYLVSPELAAASALTGVLTDPRTLGEMPDFQLPKTFTVNDNMIELPAPESEMDKVEILRGPNIKPFPQTSPLADSIDVPCSLKVGDNITTDHIMPAGAKILPLRSNIPAISEHCFTVCDPAFPTRAKELGKSIIVGGANYGQGSSREHAALAPLYLGVKAVLVKSFARIHRANLINAGILPLTFANEADYDKIDQGDELELANVRKAIEAGESQLTLRDKTKGIDIPVLCELSGRTKDIVLAGGLLDYTREALK